One region of Zingiber officinale cultivar Zhangliang chromosome 7B, Zo_v1.1, whole genome shotgun sequence genomic DNA includes:
- the LOC122005141 gene encoding putative WEB family protein At1g65010, chloroplastic yields the protein MESQSKTTEGPSSSLDSSDPGSFNKTAHSLSKQRPRSSDLQQQLKKIQEELRKEKEDKSRVMQQLTSLKKNPASEGFTDESKSKVESLEKEVQKAKESERKLHGSLASQTKLLEQINISLEEAKLENKFLRENSKSLESSRRFGSRSLRNFEKHLFGNDLVRIGSAEEDIRTLRNELRLSTEAEEKSKTAMDGLASVLKEVTTESNQVKGKLKSTESELEKARGEAEDLKAQLRSMEEKFEAASEESERLKYELEESTTAWGEKENCFINCIKMSEEEITELKADNNKLFRSQRSAREENFNLRDILKQAVNEASIVKESLEIVRKDNTELKDLLSQKEKELQGLKQEYECLKVSEAAATDSVKELKSLLAATSTMVSSMGAPSNESEPFAISDGDAGKLLAKFSSERWPGHSKQLQHGPRHSIGEPGKLRTYEIKVASSIVSDYEQSVNRDVFDRIDASHLDDTEQPAANQKKKTFLRRFGESFRRKRS from the exons ATGGAATCTCAATCCAAAACAACCGAGGGACCTTCTTCCTCATTGGATTCATCAGACCCAGGATCATTTAACAAGACAGCTCATTCATTATCT AAACAACGTCCGAGATCTTCTGATCTGCAACAACAATTAAAAAAGATTCAGGAAGAACTGAGGAAGGAGAAAGAGGATAAATCCCGAGTAATGCAACAACTTACCTCTCTGAAAAAGAACCCTGCGTCTGAAGGATTCACAGATGAAAGTAAGTCGAAAGTGGAGTCTCTAGAGAAGGAAGTTCAGAAAGCGAAGGAATCAGAAAGAAAATTGCATGGGTCGCTCGCGTCCCAGACAAAGCTCCTTGAGCAGATAAATATCTCTCTGGAAGAGGCCAAACTCGAGAACAAGTTTCTGCGAGAGAACAGCAAGAGCTTGGAGAGTTCTAGACGGTTTGGCAGCCGAAGCCTTAGAAACTTTGAGAAGCATTTGTTTGGGAATGATCTTGTGCGCATTGGCTCTGCGGAAGAAGACATTAGAACACTAAGGAACGAGCTTAGGTTAAGCACAGAAGCAGAAGAGAAAAGCAAGACAGCGATGGATGGTTTAGCATCCGTCCTGAAAGAAGTAACAACAGAATCCAATCAGGTGAAGGGAAAACTCAAATCAACCGAATCTGAGCTGGAGAAAGCAAGAGGTGAAGCAGAAGACTTAAAGGCGCAATTAAGGAGCATGGAAGAAAAATTTGAAGCAGCATCCGAAGAATCTGAAAGGCTCAAGTATGAATTGGAGGAATCTACCACTGCTTGGGGTGAGAAAGAGAATTGCTTCATAAACTGTATCAAAATGTCCGAAGAGGAGATCACTGAGTTAAAAGCAGACAACAATAAGTTGTTCCGATCACAGAGATCGGCCAGGGAAGAGAATTTCAATCTGAGGGATATTCTAAAGCAGGCTGTAAATGAAGCCAGCATCGTCAAAGAATCCCTGGAGATTGTTAGGAAAGACAACACTGAGCTAAAAGATCTTTTATCTCAGAAGGAAAAAGAATTGCAGGGACTAAAACAAGAATATGAATGCTTAAAGGTCAGTGAAGCTGCAGCAACAGATAGTGTCAAGGAACTGAAGAGCTTGCTTGCTGCAACATCCACAATGGTCTCGAGCATGGGAGCCCCATCCAACGAGAGTGAACCCTTTGCGATAAGTGATGGTGATGCCGGTAAACTTTTAGCGAAGTTTTCATCGGAAAGATGGCCTGGACATAGTAAACAATTGCAACATGGTCCTAGGCACTCAATAGGTGAACCTGGGAAGCTCAGGACATATGAAATTAAGGTTGCTTCCTCAATTGTTTCTGACTACGAGCAGTCAGTAAACCGTGATGTTTTTGATCGTATAGATGCAAGTCATTTGGATGATACTGAGCAACCTGCTGCAAATCAGAAAAAGAAGACATTTCTTCGGAGATTCGGAGAGAGTTTTAGAAGAAAAAGAAGTTAA
- the LOC122005142 gene encoding phospho-2-dehydro-3-deoxyheptonate aldolase 2, chloroplastic-like has translation MALANGTALLPRYHQPLPCSADVSSSLAFISPFLRAARKKALIRPVSAVYAAGTTAKNPVKGKEPTAVADAKKGKWSVDSWKAKNALQLPEYPDKMELEAVLKTIEEFPPIVFAGEARHLEERLTDAAFGKAFLLVGGDCAESFKEFNGINIRDTFRILLQMGVVLTFGGQMPVVKVGRMAGQFAKPRSDPFEERNGVKLPSYRGDNINGDSFNEKSRFPDPQRMIRAYSQSAATLNLLRGFAAGGYAAMQRVTRWNLDFIEHSELGDKYQELAHRVDEALGFMAAAGLTVEHPSMTTTEFWTSHECLLLPYEHALTRKDSTTGLFYDCSAHFLWVGERTRQLDGAHVEFLRGVANPLGIKVSDKMDPNELVKLIEILNPQNKPGRITIITRMGADNLRVKLPHLIKAVRRAGQIVTWVSDPMHGNTIKAPCGLKTRPFDSILAEVRAFFDVHEQEGSHPGGVHLEMTGQNVTECIGGSRTVTFDDLSLRYHTHCDPRLNASQSLELAFIIAERLRKTRIASKSHNPFKQLDSRPNLGL, from the exons ATGGCGCTCGCCAATGGCACCGCCCTCCTCCCCCGCTACCACCAACCCCTCCCTTGCTCCGCGGACGTCTCCTCCTCCCTTGCTTTCATCTCGCCGTTCCTCCGTGCCGCTCGGAAGAAAGCCTTGATTCGCCCGGTCTCCGCCGTCTACGCCGCGGGAACAACGGCCAAGAATCCAGTCAAAGGCAAGGAGCCGACGGCAGTAGCGGACGCGAAGAAGGGAAAATGGTCGGTGGATAGCTGGAAGGCTAAGAATGCTCTCCAACTGCCGGAGTACCCGGACAAAATGGAGCTGGAGGCGGTGCTCAAGACGATCGAGGAGTTCCCGCCGATCGTGTTTGCTGGAGAGGCCCGCCACCTGGAAGAGCGGCTCACGGATGCTGCTTTCGGCAAGGCGTTCCTCTTAGTAGGGGGCGATTGCGCTGAGAGTTTCAAAGAGTTCAACGGCATTAACATCAGGGACACCTTCCGGATTCTCCTTCAGATGGGCGTCGTTCTCACGTTCGGAGGCCAGATGCCTGTCGTCAAG GTCGGAAGGATGGCTGGGCAGTTCGCGAAGCCTAGGTCGGATCCTTTCGAAGAGAGGAACGGCGTCAAGCTTCCAAGCTACAGAGGGGACAACATCAACGGTGATTCGTTCAACGAGAAGTCGAGATTTCCTGACCCTCAGAGGATGATCCGGGCCTACAGCCAGTCTGCGGCGACGCTCAACCTTCTCCGGGGGTTTGCCGCCGGTGGCTATGCTGCAATGCAACGCGTTACCCGGTGGAACCTCGACTTCATTGAGCACAGTGAGCTAGGAGACAA GTATCAAGAATTGGCCCACCGCGTGGATGAGGCTTTGGGGTTCATGGCTGCAGCAGGACTCACTGTCGAGCACCCGTCCATGACGACAACTGAGTTTTGGACCtcccacgagtgccttctccttccCTACGAGCATGCCCTCACACGCAAGGATTCCACCACCGGTCTCTTCTATGATTGCTCCGCCCACTTCCTCTGGGTGGGAGAGAGAACCCGTCAACTTGATGGTGCCCATGTTGAATTTCTCCGCGGCGTCGCCAATCCTCTCGGTATCAAG GTAAGTGATAAGATGGATCCTAACGAACTCGTGAAGCTGATTGAGATTCTCAATCCCCAGAACAAGCCTGGGAGGATAACCATTATAACAAGGATGGGGGCAGACAACTTGAGAGTAAAGCTCCCTCATCTAATTAAGGCCGTTCGGAGAGCTGGACAGATTGTAACCTGGGTCAGTGATCCCATGCACGGGAACACCATCAAGGCCCCTTGTGGTCTCAAGACTCGACCTTTTGACTCAATTCTG GCTGAAGTCAGAGCATTTTTTGATGTCCATGAGCAAGAAGGAAGCCACCCTGGAGGGGTGCACCTGGAGATGACTGGGCAAAACGTGACAGAGTGCATTGGTGGATCGCGGACTGTCACTTTCGACGACCTGTCTTTGCGCTACCACACCCATTGTGACCCCCGGCTCAATGCTTCCCAATCTCTCGAGCTGGCATTCATTATCGCTGAGCGATTGAGGAAGACGAGGATTGCATCAAAGTCCCACAATCCATTCAAGCAGTTGGACTCCCGGCCTAATCTGGGATTGTGA